A DNA window from Cobetia marina contains the following coding sequences:
- the yghU gene encoding glutathione-dependent disulfide-bond oxidoreductase, whose product MSDSYQPPKVWTWESESGGKFASTNRPIAGPTHDQELPVGEHPFQLYSMATPNGVKATIMFEELLALGHSGAEYDAWPIRIGDGDQFGSDFVAINPNSKIPALMDRSGDTPVRVFESGSILLHLADKFGALIPKEPAKRVEVMNWLFWQMGSAPYLGGGFGHFYAYAPEKMEYPINRFAMETKRQLDVLDRQLADNAYIAGDEYSIADIAIYAWYGALVEGKLYDAAEFLSVQDYPHVQRWAKSIAERPAVKRGRMVNRFWGEPHEQLIERHSASDFDTNTEDKRAD is encoded by the coding sequence ATGAGCGACAGCTATCAGCCACCCAAGGTCTGGACATGGGAAAGTGAAAGTGGCGGCAAGTTTGCCAGCACCAATCGGCCGATCGCCGGACCGACGCATGACCAGGAGCTGCCGGTCGGGGAGCATCCCTTCCAGCTCTACTCCATGGCGACACCGAACGGTGTGAAGGCCACCATCATGTTCGAGGAGCTGCTGGCGCTCGGACATTCCGGTGCGGAATATGATGCCTGGCCGATCCGCATCGGTGATGGCGATCAGTTCGGCAGTGACTTCGTCGCGATCAATCCCAATTCGAAGATTCCCGCGCTGATGGATAGAAGTGGCGACACGCCTGTGCGTGTCTTCGAGTCCGGTTCCATCCTGCTGCATCTTGCGGACAAGTTCGGCGCGCTCATCCCCAAGGAGCCGGCCAAGCGGGTCGAGGTCATGAACTGGCTGTTCTGGCAGATGGGCTCCGCGCCGTATCTGGGTGGAGGCTTTGGCCACTTCTATGCCTACGCCCCGGAGAAGATGGAGTATCCGATCAACCGTTTCGCGATGGAGACCAAGCGTCAACTGGACGTGCTGGATCGTCAGCTGGCCGACAACGCCTATATCGCCGGTGACGAATACAGCATCGCGGATATCGCCATCTATGCCTGGTATGGCGCGCTTGTCGAAGGCAAGCTCTATGACGCTGCCGAGTTCCTTTCCGTGCAGGACTACCCCCATGTGCAGCGCTGGGCCAAGTCGATTGCCGAGCGTCCTGCGGTCAAGCGTGGTCGCATGGTCAATCGTTTCTGGGGGGAGCCGCATGAGCAGCTGATCGAACGCCACTCGGCGAGTGACTTCGACACCAATACCGAAGACAAGCGCGCCGACTGA
- a CDS encoding manganese efflux pump MntP → MPLLSTFLLAFSMSCDAFAAALCKGAAIRRPSLKDALRIGLIFGVIEAITPMIGWLIGRSLAVYVEQWDHWIAFALLLLLGLHMIHEGLSKDEEDEDCSTPQSLPRLMLTGLSTSIDAMAVGAGLAFAGVNIITTALAIGTATFVMATSGVMLGGVLGKMVGKRAEIIGGLVLIGIGTTILLEHTGYLG, encoded by the coding sequence ATGCCTTTGCTATCGACATTCCTGCTCGCCTTTTCCATGTCCTGCGACGCCTTCGCTGCTGCCTTGTGCAAGGGTGCGGCCATTCGACGGCCGTCCCTGAAAGATGCCCTGCGCATCGGCCTCATCTTTGGCGTCATCGAAGCCATCACCCCCATGATCGGGTGGCTGATCGGTCGCTCATTGGCCGTCTACGTCGAACAGTGGGACCACTGGATCGCCTTCGCTCTGCTGTTGCTGCTCGGTCTCCACATGATTCATGAGGGGCTCTCCAAGGACGAGGAAGATGAGGATTGCAGCACGCCGCAATCGTTGCCCCGCCTGATGCTGACTGGCCTTTCCACCAGCATCGATGCCATGGCCGTCGGTGCCGGGCTTGCCTTTGCTGGCGTGAATATCATCACCACTGCGCTGGCGATCGGCACCGCCACCTTCGTGATGGCCACCAGCGGTGTGATGCTCGGGGGCGTATTGGGCAAGATGGTCGGCAAGCGCGCGGAAATCATCGGTGGCCTGGTGTTGATCGGCATCGGCACGACCATCCTGCTGGAACACACCGGCTATCTTGGCTAA
- a CDS encoding redoxin domain-containing protein, translating to MYTRKLHPGSEFPAIQVQRHDGETLTLGKPQGEHDWQLVVVYRGKHCPICTKFLNKLTEYRERFSAQGVDLVAVSADSQQQLNEHLESLDLNFPIAGGLTVEQMETLGLFISTPRSEKETDHDFPEPAFFIVNGEGKVQIEEVANAPFVRPDLDTLIGGIEFIRKPDNHYPIRGTRDYG from the coding sequence ATGTATACACGCAAGCTTCATCCAGGTAGTGAATTTCCGGCCATCCAGGTCCAGCGCCACGATGGCGAAACCCTGACGCTCGGCAAGCCCCAGGGCGAGCATGATTGGCAACTGGTGGTCGTCTATCGCGGCAAGCATTGCCCGATCTGCACCAAGTTCCTCAACAAGCTGACGGAATATCGTGAGCGCTTCAGCGCACAAGGCGTGGATCTCGTCGCCGTCTCTGCCGACAGCCAGCAGCAGCTGAACGAGCACCTCGAATCTCTGGATCTCAATTTCCCGATTGCCGGTGGCCTGACGGTAGAGCAGATGGAAACGCTGGGGCTGTTCATCTCCACGCCACGCAGCGAGAAGGAAACCGATCACGATTTCCCGGAGCCGGCCTTCTTCATCGTCAATGGCGAAGGCAAGGTCCAGATCGAAGAAGTCGCCAATGCGCCCTTCGTACGTCCTGACCTGGACACGCTCATCGGGGGTATCGAGTTCATCCGCAAGCCGGACAACCACTACCCGATTCGCGGCACCCGCGATTACGGCTGA
- a CDS encoding DUF3455 domain-containing protein, with protein sequence MEVPESVTVPKGNDVAMETVGVGKIKWACEAKDDGTMGWVFKGPDAALNDADGKQVGKYYGPPATWESMDGSKITGTQLAVEPNGKGNIPLQLVEANPAEGEGHMQGVTYVQRLNTQGGAAPDMACDDAHKDKVEIVMYQADYLFYKAM encoded by the coding sequence ATGGAAGTTCCCGAAAGCGTCACGGTGCCGAAAGGCAATGACGTCGCCATGGAAACCGTTGGCGTCGGCAAGATCAAATGGGCCTGTGAAGCAAAGGATGATGGCACCATGGGCTGGGTCTTCAAGGGTCCGGATGCCGCGCTGAATGATGCTGATGGCAAGCAGGTCGGCAAATACTATGGTCCGCCCGCCACCTGGGAATCCATGGATGGCTCCAAGATCACCGGCACACAGCTGGCGGTAGAGCCCAACGGCAAGGGCAATATTCCGCTGCAGCTGGTCGAGGCCAATCCGGCCGAAGGTGAAGGGCATATGCAGGGCGTCACCTATGTGCAGCGCCTCAATACCCAGGGCGGTGCCGCTCCTGACATGGCCTGTGATGATGCCCACAAGGACAAGGTCGAAATCGTGATGTACCAGGCCGATTATCTGTTCTACAAGGCCATGTAA
- a CDS encoding helix-turn-helix domain-containing protein: protein MRIILHNENQRPDVLVHVAANVRRLRLAAELSQQALADQAEISRRMLVNIEKGDVNVSLGTLDKLAEALGVLFYALVQPPESEDSARINEVAWVGKAPESRAVLLASKPATQEVELWSWTLAPGERYDSAPDDAGWHEMLVVTQGELTLTLEREDIVIRAGDFHVYPSDQAYAYRNTGTDMLRFIRNVMH from the coding sequence ATGCGCATTATATTGCACAACGAAAATCAGAGACCTGATGTACTGGTTCACGTCGCGGCCAACGTCCGCCGCCTGCGGCTGGCGGCCGAGCTGAGCCAGCAGGCACTCGCGGATCAGGCTGAGATCAGTCGGCGGATGCTGGTGAACATCGAGAAGGGTGACGTCAATGTGAGCCTCGGCACGCTCGACAAGCTCGCCGAGGCGCTCGGGGTGCTCTTCTACGCGCTGGTGCAGCCGCCGGAAAGCGAGGATTCGGCACGTATCAATGAGGTGGCCTGGGTCGGGAAGGCACCAGAGAGCCGAGCCGTACTGCTGGCCAGCAAGCCGGCCACACAGGAAGTCGAGTTATGGAGCTGGACTCTGGCCCCCGGTGAGCGTTACGACTCCGCCCCGGATGATGCCGGCTGGCACGAGATGCTGGTGGTCACCCAGGGAGAGCTGACATTGACGCTGGAACGCGAGGACATCGTCATTCGCGCCGGCGATTTTCATGTCTATCCCAGTGACCAGGCTTATGCCTACCGCAACACCGGCACTGACATGCTGCGCTTCATTCGCAATGTGATGCATTGA
- the rhtA gene encoding threonine/homoserine exporter RhtA has protein sequence MSVAVAASSSRLWPVAMLLVAMCSIQSGASLATSLFPMIGAAGATAIRLIIASVLLLAILRPWRKAVTRKAWKSITLYGVALGVMNLLFYQALKTVPLGIAVALEFTGPLAVALLSSRRWLDLGWVALAIIGLVLLLLLGEDTAAPIDPAGAAFALGAGVCWALYILFGQKAGAGNGTQSAALGITIAAVVVAPIGVMEAGSAMFSLEILPLALAVAVLSTALPYTLEMIALPRLPTHTFGTLMSLEPAVAALSGLLFLGQTLGLLQWLAIGLVITASVGTTLTGRRTDVFDAPIPD, from the coding sequence ATGTCCGTTGCTGTCGCAGCCTCCTCTTCTCGTCTGTGGCCCGTCGCCATGCTGCTGGTCGCCATGTGCTCGATCCAGAGCGGTGCTTCGCTGGCCACTTCCCTGTTCCCGATGATCGGCGCGGCGGGCGCGACGGCGATTCGTCTGATCATCGCCTCCGTTCTGCTGCTGGCCATTCTGCGCCCATGGCGCAAGGCAGTGACACGCAAGGCCTGGAAGTCCATCACCCTCTATGGCGTGGCGCTGGGCGTGATGAACCTGCTGTTCTACCAGGCCCTCAAGACGGTGCCGCTGGGTATCGCCGTGGCACTCGAATTCACCGGCCCGCTGGCCGTGGCATTGTTGAGCTCGCGTCGTTGGCTCGACCTGGGCTGGGTCGCGCTGGCCATCATCGGACTGGTACTGCTGTTGTTGCTGGGTGAGGACACCGCCGCGCCGATCGATCCCGCCGGAGCCGCCTTCGCCCTCGGCGCCGGCGTGTGCTGGGCGCTCTACATCCTGTTCGGCCAGAAGGCCGGGGCAGGCAACGGTACTCAGAGTGCTGCGTTGGGCATCACGATCGCGGCGGTGGTGGTCGCACCCATCGGCGTGATGGAGGCGGGCAGCGCCATGTTCTCACTCGAGATATTGCCGCTGGCCTTGGCCGTCGCCGTGCTCTCGACCGCCCTGCCCTATACGCTCGAGATGATCGCTCTACCGCGCCTGCCCACCCATACCTTCGGCACCCTGATGAGTCTGGAGCCGGCCGTGGCGGCGCTGTCCGGGCTACTGTTCCTCGGCCAGACACTGGGCCTACTTCAATGGCTTGCCATTGGACTGGTGATCACCGCCTCGGTTGGCACGACGCTGACCGGTCGCCGCACGGACGTCTTCGACGCCCCGATACCGGACTGA
- a CDS encoding TspO/MBR family protein, whose product MTLQRSPSSPPTALRATVQMGIWFGLSFLTAAIGALASVDAKAFYASLTQPAWAPPAGAFGPVWTALFVMMALAAWRVARDGLHASNGFRSRHRLALGLFVVQLIVNALWSWLFFAWHLGQAAFIDVLVLWTLIAITMFTFWRINRFAGLLMLPYLAWVTLASALTWSVWQANPALLGS is encoded by the coding sequence ATGACCTTGCAGCGTTCACCGTCCTCACCCCCCACCGCCCTGCGCGCCACCGTGCAGATGGGAATCTGGTTCGGGCTGAGCTTTCTCACTGCCGCCATCGGTGCACTGGCTTCGGTAGATGCCAAGGCCTTCTACGCAAGCCTCACCCAGCCGGCATGGGCACCTCCGGCAGGCGCCTTCGGACCAGTCTGGACGGCGCTCTTCGTGATGATGGCACTCGCCGCCTGGCGGGTCGCGCGCGACGGTCTGCATGCCAGCAACGGTTTCCGCTCGCGCCATCGTCTGGCGCTCGGACTCTTCGTGGTGCAACTGATCGTCAATGCCCTGTGGAGCTGGCTGTTCTTTGCTTGGCATCTCGGTCAGGCGGCCTTCATCGATGTGCTGGTGCTGTGGACGCTGATCGCCATCACCATGTTCACTTTCTGGCGCATCAATCGCTTCGCCGGGCTGTTGATGCTGCCCTATCTGGCATGGGTGACGCTGGCCAGTGCGCTGACCTGGTCCGTCTGGCAAGCCAATCCCGCCTTGCTGGGGAGCTGA
- a CDS encoding ABC transporter ATP-binding protein, whose protein sequence is MNVATMTTPASHSQHGVTTDDAVLSAEDVSVRVQGAQTALLAPVSLALKAGEPLVVIGETGSGKSLLAQALLGTLPPELVASGSLWLDGEQYPLHTPENRRPLWGRRLAVLPQEPWLALDPLMKVIRQVSEAYRLVARRSAQASHGAARSDLEQLGVAAASEQLPGKLSGGMAQRVAFAAARAGGAPLLIADEPTKGLDAARVSEIGELLLKSLAETPRAGLMVITHDMALAHQIGGRLMVVRKGEVIEQGATRDVLAAPTHAYTQRLVNAAPQAWPEAAFKPAADSASRDGKAAGDTILRAENLTIARGGTSLLRDVELSVKGGEIIGIQGASGCGKSSLGDALLGLLAPYSGKVVRSAEMLEYQKLYQDPVATFPPRRTLGRLLKDLSARHRLDDSQLAQLMAQLSLAPELLSRLPGQVSGGELQRFALLRLMLIKPRFVFADEPTSRLDPLVQQEVIACMVKMVREQGTALVLVSHDAALLRKVADRVLVVEEGRLKARQQL, encoded by the coding sequence ATGAATGTCGCGACAATGACCACGCCTGCCTCTCATTCGCAGCATGGGGTAACGACGGATGATGCGGTGCTTAGCGCCGAGGACGTGAGCGTGCGGGTTCAGGGCGCGCAGACGGCGCTGCTGGCGCCTGTCTCGCTTGCGCTCAAGGCGGGCGAGCCACTAGTGGTGATCGGTGAGACGGGGTCCGGCAAGAGTCTGCTGGCTCAGGCCCTGCTGGGCACGCTGCCTCCGGAGCTTGTGGCCTCCGGCAGCCTGTGGCTCGACGGCGAGCAATATCCTCTGCACACGCCAGAGAATCGTCGCCCGCTCTGGGGTCGCCGCCTGGCGGTATTGCCCCAGGAGCCCTGGCTGGCGCTGGACCCGCTGATGAAGGTGATTCGTCAGGTCAGTGAGGCATATCGTCTGGTCGCGAGGCGTTCGGCGCAGGCCTCTCATGGGGCCGCGCGCAGTGACCTGGAGCAGCTCGGCGTCGCTGCCGCCAGCGAGCAGTTGCCGGGCAAGCTGTCCGGCGGCATGGCGCAACGTGTGGCCTTCGCGGCCGCCCGCGCCGGCGGCGCGCCGCTGTTGATCGCCGACGAGCCGACCAAGGGGCTGGACGCCGCCCGCGTCAGCGAGATCGGCGAGCTGCTGCTCAAGTCACTGGCCGAGACACCGCGTGCCGGCTTGATGGTCATCACCCATGACATGGCGCTGGCGCACCAGATCGGCGGCCGCCTGATGGTGGTACGCAAGGGCGAAGTGATCGAGCAGGGCGCGACGCGTGACGTGCTGGCCGCGCCGACACATGCCTATACCCAGCGCCTGGTGAATGCCGCGCCGCAGGCCTGGCCGGAGGCCGCCTTCAAGCCGGCAGCGGACAGTGCAAGCCGTGATGGCAAGGCGGCAGGCGATACCATCCTCCGCGCCGAGAATCTGACCATCGCGCGCGGGGGCACCTCGCTGCTGCGTGACGTGGAGCTCAGCGTGAAGGGCGGTGAGATCATCGGCATCCAGGGCGCGTCAGGTTGCGGCAAGTCATCGCTGGGGGATGCGCTGCTCGGCCTGCTGGCTCCGTATTCAGGGAAAGTGGTGCGCAGCGCCGAGATGCTTGAGTATCAGAAGCTCTATCAGGACCCCGTGGCGACCTTCCCGCCACGCCGGACACTGGGCCGCCTGCTGAAGGATCTCAGTGCACGCCATCGTCTCGATGACAGCCAGCTTGCGCAGCTGATGGCGCAACTGAGCCTGGCGCCGGAATTGCTCTCGCGTCTGCCGGGACAGGTCTCGGGTGGCGAGCTGCAGCGTTTCGCGCTGTTGCGTCTGATGCTGATCAAGCCGCGCTTCGTGTTCGCCGATGAGCCGACCTCACGCCTCGATCCGCTGGTCCAGCAGGAGGTGATCGCCTGCATGGTGAAGATGGTGCGGGAGCAGGGTACGGCGCTGGTGCTGGTCAGTCATGATGCGGCGCTGCTGCGCAAGGTCGCGGATCGCGTGCTGGTGGTGGAGGAAGGTCGCTTGAAGGCGCGTCAGCAGCTCTGA
- a CDS encoding ABC transporter permease: MNQVVEGLAPQRVDAVRRPRLDWPLRRVIGAAIVASLVLLALLGNLVIPGDPLEQHLYRALQGADAVGVSDAGEVITSAPLGYDHLGRSLYHRLVAALGLSLSIAAGAVILAAFSGISLGLLAAGRGGWAERLLSLVADSLLALPGLLLVLMVSVILPSTPLALWLGLSLVLWVEFFRLARATGRSVLASPGVEASRLLGFGAWYRFRHHLWPEMAPVMMTAMAFGMANALMAIAALGFVHVGIPEPTPELGTMMVELLPYWREAPFALLTPVLVTFLLLLGLLLMSGSKARTSTAADTLEGARP, from the coding sequence ATGAATCAGGTGGTGGAAGGGCTTGCGCCGCAGCGCGTGGACGCCGTGCGTCGCCCACGTCTTGACTGGCCATTGCGCCGGGTGATCGGGGCCGCGATTGTCGCGAGCCTCGTGCTGCTGGCTCTGCTGGGCAATCTGGTGATACCGGGGGACCCGCTGGAGCAGCATCTCTATCGTGCGCTGCAGGGCGCGGATGCCGTCGGTGTCTCTGACGCCGGTGAGGTGATCACCAGCGCCCCGCTGGGTTATGACCACCTTGGGCGCTCCCTGTATCACCGCCTGGTGGCGGCGCTCGGGCTGTCGCTGTCCATCGCTGCGGGGGCGGTGATTCTGGCGGCGTTTTCAGGCATCTCGCTGGGCCTGCTGGCCGCGGGACGCGGTGGCTGGGCCGAGCGCCTGTTGAGCCTGGTGGCAGATAGCCTGCTGGCATTGCCGGGGCTGCTGCTGGTGCTGATGGTCAGCGTCATCCTGCCGTCGACGCCGCTGGCATTGTGGTTGGGCCTGTCGCTGGTGCTGTGGGTGGAATTCTTCCGCCTGGCACGTGCCACCGGTCGCAGCGTGCTGGCGAGTCCCGGCGTCGAGGCCAGCCGTCTGCTGGGCTTCGGGGCCTGGTACCGTTTTCGTCATCACCTGTGGCCGGAAATGGCGCCCGTGATGATGACGGCGATGGCCTTCGGCATGGCCAACGCCCTGATGGCGATTGCCGCGCTGGGTTTCGTGCACGTCGGCATTCCGGAGCCTACGCCGGAGCTGGGCACCATGATGGTCGAGCTGTTGCCGTATTGGCGTGAAGCGCCGTTCGCGCTGCTGACGCCGGTGCTGGTCACCTTCCTGCTGTTGCTGGGGCTGTTGCTGATGTCCGGCAGCAAGGCCAGAACGTCAACCGCCGCAGACACCCTCGAAGGAGCGCGCCCATGA
- a CDS encoding ABC transporter permease yields the protein MNLPSRLLQLLMVVLMVGGTSYLMMQSLPGDAAWRIAAGRYGYDALDAAAAASVRAELGLEAQGGLHFLYWLGDILRLELGTSLISGESVWVEIRHQLGNSLSLAGAALGISLLIGPPLGLLAGLRAGGWLDRSLLAVCSLLRATPQFLLALVLILLISVEMGLLPAAGHGEPQHFILPAMTLALGLAAVSARLARDAMAAVTQTAFHDFARWKGLSNAQTFWRHGLRHVALPLVTYLGLQFVTLVEGVVVIESIFGWPGIGHALVHAIFSRDVPMVQGTALVLGVGFVVINLLVDLLGRQLDPRGVK from the coding sequence ATGAATCTCCCTTCACGTCTGTTGCAGCTATTGATGGTGGTGCTGATGGTCGGCGGCACCAGCTATCTGATGATGCAGAGTTTGCCCGGCGATGCCGCCTGGCGTATCGCGGCCGGTCGTTATGGTTATGACGCGCTGGATGCGGCCGCTGCGGCCTCGGTACGCGCCGAACTGGGTCTCGAGGCACAGGGCGGCTTGCACTTCCTTTACTGGCTGGGCGATATCCTGCGCCTGGAGCTGGGCACCTCGCTGATTTCCGGGGAATCGGTGTGGGTGGAGATTCGTCATCAGCTAGGCAACTCCCTGTCGCTCGCCGGCGCGGCATTGGGCATCTCGCTGTTGATCGGCCCGCCGCTGGGGCTGCTGGCCGGTCTGCGTGCCGGTGGCTGGCTGGACCGAAGCCTGCTGGCCGTCTGCAGTCTGCTGCGCGCCACGCCGCAGTTCTTGCTGGCACTGGTGCTGATCCTGCTGATCTCGGTGGAGATGGGGCTGCTGCCGGCCGCCGGTCACGGTGAGCCGCAGCACTTCATTCTGCCGGCGATGACGCTGGCGCTCGGGCTGGCAGCGGTATCGGCACGCCTGGCACGCGATGCCATGGCCGCCGTCACCCAGACAGCCTTCCATGATTTCGCACGCTGGAAGGGCCTCAGCAACGCCCAGACCTTCTGGCGTCACGGCCTGCGCCATGTGGCCTTGCCGCTGGTGACCTATCTGGGGCTGCAGTTCGTGACCCTGGTGGAAGGGGTGGTGGTGATCGAGAGCATCTTCGGCTGGCCGGGTATCGGCCATGCGCTGGTGCACGCCATCTTCTCGCGCGATGTGCCGATGGTGCAGGGCACCGCCCTGGTGCTGGGCGTCGGTTTTGTCGTGATCAATCTGCTGGTCGATCTGCTGGGTCGCCAACTGGACCCACGGGGTGTGAAATGA
- a CDS encoding ABC transporter substrate-binding protein: MAEQITCWLGMTLMVLGLGMPQAVKASAQSSGDEQATSRRLEIVAPFDIKGADPLLSGILFQRMQVVETLVEVDATGELQPGLATVWKVSDDGLEWRFTLRSGVQFHDGSRLDAEVARQSLEIARAKPGILKSVPIERIVAADDHTLVIALSEPFAALPAYLADYRQQILAPASFDESGTAQQVIGTGPYRMLRMTPPLSLEVTAFEDYWGEQPEVRQARYQAVSRAEGRALIAESGDADFTYGLDPASRQRLSKSPRVTLAAAATPRTMLLKVNANHPAFQDPDVRRALSLAIDRTAIAQVVLRYPRGASQLFPPMVEGWHDPALPELHQDVFEARALLDAAGWTVGEDGVRQKDGQRLAISLITFSDRPELPLVATVLERQFHAIGIQTRLDITNFSAIPAGHHDGSLDMALFARNLAMVPDPIGNVLSDYAGTPEAPGGDWGAMGWFDADFTAELERMAREGYEPTPEGQDPRAQASGVIQQALPVIPIAWYYQNLAISHRLQRAQVDPWERSFGLSELRWAP, encoded by the coding sequence GTGGCTGAGCAGATCACGTGCTGGCTGGGAATGACGCTCATGGTGCTCGGTCTTGGCATGCCTCAGGCCGTCAAGGCATCCGCTCAGTCTTCGGGCGATGAGCAGGCGACGTCGCGTCGTCTGGAGATCGTTGCGCCCTTTGACATCAAGGGGGCGGACCCGCTGCTCAGCGGTATCCTTTTCCAGCGCATGCAGGTCGTCGAGACATTGGTCGAGGTGGATGCCACGGGAGAGCTACAGCCGGGGTTGGCGACCGTTTGGAAGGTCTCGGATGATGGCCTGGAGTGGCGCTTCACGCTGCGCTCCGGCGTGCAGTTCCATGATGGCAGCCGTCTGGATGCCGAAGTCGCGCGTCAGAGTCTCGAGATCGCCCGTGCCAAGCCGGGCATCTTGAAGTCAGTGCCAATCGAGCGGATCGTCGCCGCAGATGACCATACGCTGGTGATTGCCCTCAGCGAGCCCTTCGCCGCGTTGCCCGCCTATCTGGCCGATTATCGACAGCAGATTCTGGCACCGGCGTCCTTCGATGAGTCAGGCACCGCTCAGCAGGTCATCGGCACCGGCCCCTATCGCATGCTGCGCATGACGCCGCCGCTGAGCCTGGAAGTCACCGCCTTCGAGGACTATTGGGGCGAGCAGCCCGAGGTGCGTCAGGCGCGCTATCAGGCGGTCAGTCGCGCCGAGGGCAGGGCATTGATCGCCGAGAGCGGAGATGCCGACTTCACCTATGGGCTGGACCCCGCCAGTCGTCAGCGTCTCTCTAAGTCGCCGCGCGTGACCCTGGCGGCGGCCGCGACGCCGCGCACGATGCTGTTGAAGGTCAACGCCAATCATCCGGCCTTCCAGGACCCGGATGTGCGGCGTGCCTTGAGCCTGGCGATCGATCGCACCGCCATCGCGCAGGTCGTGCTGCGCTATCCGCGCGGGGCCAGCCAGCTGTTCCCGCCGATGGTGGAAGGCTGGCATGACCCCGCGCTGCCCGAGCTGCATCAGGATGTCTTTGAAGCGCGTGCATTGCTGGACGCCGCTGGCTGGACCGTCGGCGAGGATGGCGTTCGTCAAAAGGACGGTCAGCGCCTCGCGATCAGCTTGATCACCTTCTCGGACCGTCCGGAGCTGCCACTGGTGGCCACGGTGCTGGAGCGTCAGTTCCACGCCATCGGCATCCAGACACGCCTCGATATCACCAACTTCTCGGCGATTCCGGCCGGCCATCATGACGGCAGCCTCGACATGGCCCTGTTCGCGCGCAATCTGGCCATGGTGCCGGACCCCATCGGCAATGTGCTGAGCGATTACGCGGGAACGCCTGAGGCCCCCGGTGGCGACTGGGGCGCGATGGGCTGGTTCGATGCAGACTTCACCGCAGAGCTTGAGCGCATGGCACGCGAGGGCTACGAGCCCACGCCTGAAGGGCAGGACCCGCGAGCGCAGGCCAGTGGCGTGATCCAGCAGGCATTACCCGTGATCCCCATCGCCTGGTACTACCAGAACCTGGCGATCTCTCATCGACTGCAACGCGCTCAGGTAGACCCCTGGGAGCGTAGTTTCGGCCTTTCAGAATTGCGGTGGGCACCATGA
- a CDS encoding GNAT family N-acetyltransferase, with translation MDDLSISPIYDTPANRYLNAAAQRLSCGNMLATYKRHGFHWDAEQFEEKWQDNKNFAVRLNGEWIGFISLKSLKDMVYLRDLQLVAQWQGRGIGSTCLSWLIDCLSKRQPHDILLRLRAFSDSPAIALYERHGFVRLEEPFTPTRAGGIIAMQRKVKTGARAMTSSEMSLHPLRHDAMAESSAASLQ, from the coding sequence ATGGATGATCTCAGCATTTCCCCCATCTACGACACACCTGCCAACCGCTACCTGAATGCAGCGGCGCAACGGCTGAGTTGTGGCAACATGCTCGCGACCTACAAGCGTCATGGTTTCCATTGGGATGCAGAGCAATTCGAGGAAAAATGGCAGGACAACAAGAACTTCGCCGTGCGCCTCAATGGCGAATGGATCGGCTTCATCAGCCTCAAGTCGCTGAAAGACATGGTGTATCTGCGTGACCTGCAGCTGGTGGCCCAGTGGCAGGGACGCGGTATCGGCTCCACCTGTCTGAGCTGGTTGATCGATTGCCTCAGCAAGCGTCAGCCCCACGACATCCTCCTGCGGCTTCGGGCCTTCTCCGACAGCCCGGCCATCGCCCTGTATGAACGCCATGGATTCGTGAGACTCGAGGAGCCCTTCACCCCGACGCGCGCGGGAGGCATCATCGCCATGCAGCGCAAGGTCAAGACGGGGGCCAGGGCCATGACATCCAGTGAGATGTCTTTGCACCCTCTTCGCCATGACGCCATGGCAGAAAGCTCGGCAGCGTCTCTGCAATGA